GTGCGCGAGAACACCGAAGGCCCGTATGTCGGCGCCGGCGGAATTTTAAAAAAAGGTACCCCCGATGAAGTCGCGACGCAGGAAGCGATTCACACGCGCAAAGGCGTGGAACGTATCATTCGCGCGGCGTTCGAGTATGCCGTGGCGCACGGCCGCACGCGCGTCACCATGAGCGACAAATCCAATGTCTTGCGCTACGGCCATGATCTTTGGCAGCGTGCGTTTGCCGAAGTCGGGTTGGAATATCCCAATATCGAACAGGATCATTATTTCGTCGATGCGCTGGTGATGAAGATGGTGAAATCGCCGGAGCATTTTCAAATCATCGTCACGGAAAACATGCTGGGTGACATCATCACGGATTTGGGCGCGATGTTGCAGGGCGGCCTGGGCATGGCCGGCTCGGGCAATCTCCATCCCGGCAAAGTTTCGCTCTTTGAGCCGGTGCACGGTTCTGCGCCGTACATGGCCGGCCAGAACAAAGCCAATCCCATTGCCGCCATTAGCACCGCGGCCATGATGCTCGATCATCTCGGCCACCAAGCCGCGGCCAACGCCATTTCCCAAGCGGTGCAACAAGCCGTGGATGAAAACCAGGTCACCGCGGATATTGGCGGCAAGCTCGGCACGAAAGAATGCGGCGATTTCATAGCCTCGC
This sequence is a window from Cytophagia bacterium CHB2. Protein-coding genes within it:
- a CDS encoding 3-isopropylmalate dehydrogenase (catalyzes the oxidation of 3-isopropylmalate to 3-carboxy-4-methyl-2-oxopentanoate in leucine biosynthesis) — translated: VRENTEGPYVGAGGILKKGTPDEVATQEAIHTRKGVERIIRAAFEYAVAHGRTRVTMSDKSNVLRYGHDLWQRAFAEVGLEYPNIEQDHYFVDALVMKMVKSPEHFQIIVTENMLGDIITDLGAMLQGGLGMAGSGNLHPGKVSLFEPVHGSAPYMAGQNKANPIAAISTAAMMLDHLGHQAAANAISQAVQQAVDENQVTADIGGKLGTKECGDFIASRV